The Odocoileus virginianus isolate 20LAN1187 ecotype Illinois chromosome 27, Ovbor_1.2, whole genome shotgun sequence genome has a window encoding:
- the SLC25A27 gene encoding mitochondrial uncoupling protein 4 isoform X1, translated as MSTPDDAERLSPLVQRWPRASKFLLSGCAATVAELATFPLDLTKTRLQIQGEAALARLGDGATESAPYRGMVRTALGIVQEEGFLKLWQGVAPAIYRHIVYSGGRMVTYEHLREVVFGKSEDKHYPLWKSVIGGMMAGVVGQFLANPTDLVKVQMQMEGKRKLEGKPPRFRGVHHAFAKILAEGGIRGLWAGWVPNIQRAALVNMGDLTTYDTVKHYLVLNTPLEDNITTHGLSSLCSGLVASILGTPADVIKSRIMNQPRDKQGRGLLYKSSTDCLIQAVQGEGFLSLYKGFLPSWLRMTPWSLVFWLTYEKIREMSGVSPF; from the exons ATGTCGACTCCAGACGATGCGGAGAGGCTCTCGCCGCTCGTCCAGAGATGGCCCCGCGCGAGCAAGTTCCTCCTGTCGGGCTGCGCGGCCACCGTGGCCGAGCTAG cAACCTTCCCCCTCGACCTCACAAAAACTCGACTTCAAATACAAGGAGAAGCTGCCCTTGCCCGGTTGGGAGATGGTGCAACAGAGTCTGCTCCCTACAGGGGCATGGTACGCACGGCCCTAGGGATTGTCcaggaggaaggctttctaaagCTCTGGCAAGGAGTGGCACCCGCCATTTACAGACACATAG TGTATTCTGGAGGTCGAATGGTCACTTACGAACATCTCCGTGAAGTTGTGTTTGGCAAAAGTGAAGATAAGCATTATCCCCTTTG GAAATCAGTGATTGGAGGGATGATGGCTGGTGTTGTTGGCCAGTTTTTAGCCAACCCAACTGACCTAGTGAAGGTTCAAATgcaaatggaaggaaaaaggaaacttgAAGGAAAACCACCGCG ATTTCGTGGTGTGCATCATGCATTTGCAAAAATCTTAGCTGAAGGAGGAATACGTGGGCTTTGGGCAGGCTGGGTACCCAATATACAAAGAGCAGCGCTGGTGAATATGGGAG ATTTAACCACTTACGACACAGTAAAACACTACTTGGTATTGAATACACCACTTGAGGACAATATCACGACTCATGGCTTATCAAG TTTATGTTCTGGACTGGTAGCTTCTATTCTGGGAACACCTGCTGATGTCATCAAAAGCCGAATAATGAATCAGCCACGAGATAAACAAGGAAG ggGCCTTCTGTATAAATCATCTACTGACTGCTTGATTCAGGCTGTTCAAGGAGAAGGATTCCTGAGTCTCTATAAAGGGTTTTTACCATCTTGGCTTCGAATG ACCCCTTGGTCACTGGTGTTCTGGCTTACTTATGAAAAAATCAGAGAGATGAGTGGAGTCAGTCCATTTTAA
- the SLC25A27 gene encoding mitochondrial uncoupling protein 4 isoform X3: MSTPDDAERLSPLVQRWPRASKFLLSGCAATVAELATFPLDLTKTRLQIQGEAALARLGDGATESAPYRGMVRTALGIVQEEGFLKLWQGVAPAIYRHIVYSGGRMVTYEHLREVVFGKSEDKHYPLWKSVIGGMMAGVVGQFLANPTDLVKVQMQMEGKRKLEGKPPRFRGVHHAFAKILAEGGIRGLWAGWVPNIQRAALVNMGDLTTYDTVKHYLVLNTPLEDNITTHGLSSLCSGLVASILGTPADVIKSRIMNQPRDKQGRGLLYKSSTDCLIQAVQGEGFLSLYKGFLPSWLRMEDTLLHRDCDL; the protein is encoded by the exons ATGTCGACTCCAGACGATGCGGAGAGGCTCTCGCCGCTCGTCCAGAGATGGCCCCGCGCGAGCAAGTTCCTCCTGTCGGGCTGCGCGGCCACCGTGGCCGAGCTAG cAACCTTCCCCCTCGACCTCACAAAAACTCGACTTCAAATACAAGGAGAAGCTGCCCTTGCCCGGTTGGGAGATGGTGCAACAGAGTCTGCTCCCTACAGGGGCATGGTACGCACGGCCCTAGGGATTGTCcaggaggaaggctttctaaagCTCTGGCAAGGAGTGGCACCCGCCATTTACAGACACATAG TGTATTCTGGAGGTCGAATGGTCACTTACGAACATCTCCGTGAAGTTGTGTTTGGCAAAAGTGAAGATAAGCATTATCCCCTTTG GAAATCAGTGATTGGAGGGATGATGGCTGGTGTTGTTGGCCAGTTTTTAGCCAACCCAACTGACCTAGTGAAGGTTCAAATgcaaatggaaggaaaaaggaaacttgAAGGAAAACCACCGCG ATTTCGTGGTGTGCATCATGCATTTGCAAAAATCTTAGCTGAAGGAGGAATACGTGGGCTTTGGGCAGGCTGGGTACCCAATATACAAAGAGCAGCGCTGGTGAATATGGGAG ATTTAACCACTTACGACACAGTAAAACACTACTTGGTATTGAATACACCACTTGAGGACAATATCACGACTCATGGCTTATCAAG TTTATGTTCTGGACTGGTAGCTTCTATTCTGGGAACACCTGCTGATGTCATCAAAAGCCGAATAATGAATCAGCCACGAGATAAACAAGGAAG ggGCCTTCTGTATAAATCATCTACTGACTGCTTGATTCAGGCTGTTCAAGGAGAAGGATTCCTGAGTCTCTATAAAGGGTTTTTACCATCTTGGCTTCGAATG GAAGACACCTTACTCCACAGAGACTGTGATTTATAG
- the SLC25A27 gene encoding mitochondrial uncoupling protein 4 isoform X4, producing MSTPDDAERLSPLVQRWPRASKFLLSGCAATVAELATFPLDLTKTRLQIQGEAALARLGDGATESAPYRGMVRTALGIVQEEGFLKLWQGVAPAIYRHIVYSGGRMVTYEHLREVVFGKSEDKHYPLWKSVIGGMMAGVVGQFLANPTDLVKVQMQMEGKRKLEGKPPRFRGVHHAFAKILAEGGIRGLWAGWVPNIQRAALVNMGDLTTYDTVKHYLVLNTPLEDNITTHGLSRYHLT from the exons ATGTCGACTCCAGACGATGCGGAGAGGCTCTCGCCGCTCGTCCAGAGATGGCCCCGCGCGAGCAAGTTCCTCCTGTCGGGCTGCGCGGCCACCGTGGCCGAGCTAG cAACCTTCCCCCTCGACCTCACAAAAACTCGACTTCAAATACAAGGAGAAGCTGCCCTTGCCCGGTTGGGAGATGGTGCAACAGAGTCTGCTCCCTACAGGGGCATGGTACGCACGGCCCTAGGGATTGTCcaggaggaaggctttctaaagCTCTGGCAAGGAGTGGCACCCGCCATTTACAGACACATAG TGTATTCTGGAGGTCGAATGGTCACTTACGAACATCTCCGTGAAGTTGTGTTTGGCAAAAGTGAAGATAAGCATTATCCCCTTTG GAAATCAGTGATTGGAGGGATGATGGCTGGTGTTGTTGGCCAGTTTTTAGCCAACCCAACTGACCTAGTGAAGGTTCAAATgcaaatggaaggaaaaaggaaacttgAAGGAAAACCACCGCG ATTTCGTGGTGTGCATCATGCATTTGCAAAAATCTTAGCTGAAGGAGGAATACGTGGGCTTTGGGCAGGCTGGGTACCCAATATACAAAGAGCAGCGCTGGTGAATATGGGAG ATTTAACCACTTACGACACAGTAAAACACTACTTGGTATTGAATACACCACTTGAGGACAATATCACGACTCATGGCTTATCAAG ATACCATCTTACCTGA
- the SLC25A27 gene encoding mitochondrial uncoupling protein 4 isoform X2 yields the protein MSTPDDAERLSPLVQRWPRASKFLLSGCAATVAELATFPLDLTKTRLQIQGEAALARLGDGATESAPYRGMVRTALGIVQEEGFLKLWQGVAPAIYRHIVYSGGRMVTYEHLREVVFGKSEDKHYPLWKSVIGGMMAGVVGQFLANPTDLVKVQMQMEGKRKLEGKPPRFRGVHHAFAKILAEGGIRGLWAGWVPNIQRAALVNMGDLTTYDTVKHYLVLNTPLEDNITTHGLSSLCSGLVASILGTPADVIKSRIMNQPRDKQGRGLLYKSSTDCLIQAVQGEGFLSLYKGFLPSWLRMQSDWITQDHPMRPPHNVL from the exons ATGTCGACTCCAGACGATGCGGAGAGGCTCTCGCCGCTCGTCCAGAGATGGCCCCGCGCGAGCAAGTTCCTCCTGTCGGGCTGCGCGGCCACCGTGGCCGAGCTAG cAACCTTCCCCCTCGACCTCACAAAAACTCGACTTCAAATACAAGGAGAAGCTGCCCTTGCCCGGTTGGGAGATGGTGCAACAGAGTCTGCTCCCTACAGGGGCATGGTACGCACGGCCCTAGGGATTGTCcaggaggaaggctttctaaagCTCTGGCAAGGAGTGGCACCCGCCATTTACAGACACATAG TGTATTCTGGAGGTCGAATGGTCACTTACGAACATCTCCGTGAAGTTGTGTTTGGCAAAAGTGAAGATAAGCATTATCCCCTTTG GAAATCAGTGATTGGAGGGATGATGGCTGGTGTTGTTGGCCAGTTTTTAGCCAACCCAACTGACCTAGTGAAGGTTCAAATgcaaatggaaggaaaaaggaaacttgAAGGAAAACCACCGCG ATTTCGTGGTGTGCATCATGCATTTGCAAAAATCTTAGCTGAAGGAGGAATACGTGGGCTTTGGGCAGGCTGGGTACCCAATATACAAAGAGCAGCGCTGGTGAATATGGGAG ATTTAACCACTTACGACACAGTAAAACACTACTTGGTATTGAATACACCACTTGAGGACAATATCACGACTCATGGCTTATCAAG TTTATGTTCTGGACTGGTAGCTTCTATTCTGGGAACACCTGCTGATGTCATCAAAAGCCGAATAATGAATCAGCCACGAGATAAACAAGGAAG ggGCCTTCTGTATAAATCATCTACTGACTGCTTGATTCAGGCTGTTCAAGGAGAAGGATTCCTGAGTCTCTATAAAGGGTTTTTACCATCTTGGCTTCGAATG CAATCTGATTGGATCACACAAGACCACCCAATGAGACCCCCGCACAACGTTCTCTAA
- the TDRD6 gene encoding tudor domain-containing protein 6: MCSTPGLPTPGASLVLRVSFVDVQPEVIPVQLWGLLGERRDEYVRLSREIQEAAAAARGPWMLGGASALPGELCLVQVGRLWHRGRVVSRQAQESRVFLLDEGRTIAAGAGSLAPGRSEFFHLPSEVLGCVLASLVPAGGGGEPQHWAASAVDFLSHLQGKEVHGRVLDVLLLHRLVLLEVPELSQQMQELGLAQQVPDSLFRSLLKRYLSATTPVLGPRAPVVPRAPAKQEQPGLDYFYPQLQLGVTEPVVVTQVCHPHRIHCQLRSLSQEIHRLSESMAQVYRGSPGTGDQHPTSAPWEEREESPDKPGSPCASCGLDGLWYRALLLETFRPQRCAQVLHVDYGRKELVSCSSLRYLLPEYFRMPVVTYPCALYGLWDGGRGWSRSQVGDLKALILGQAVNAKIEFYCSFEHVYYVTLYGEDGINLNCVFGVQSCCLADRFLQSQGREEEEEEEEPETAFQCQSSAEEMDEEISLPTLPSLRLKMNTFYDAQVEFVKNPSEFWIRLRKHNGTFSKLMKKMCSFYASASKLDGVILKPEADDLCCVKWKENGYFRAMVTRLDDQNVDVFLVDRGNSENVDRYDVRMLLPQFRRLPVLALQCTLADIWPLGENWSQEAISFFKKTVLHKELVIHVLDKQDNQYIIEILDESRTGEENISKVMAQAGFAKYQEFETKDSLSVRVHSPGHVSNHFTTDSNRISSAKKEVEQKDIRYGKTTAVPEVVTDIAVTTNVSAGLVQDNEKRVSVYSPLVQNFLGIEPGSTCKEELQVGSTVEVRVSCIENPGYFWCQLTRNTQSFKALMCSIQDYCNNTSPPHQGTTPVCLAKRTADGKWSRALIIGAQSSEHVNIIFVDYGDKEMVSVKNIYSITEEFLKAKFQAFRCSLYNLIQPMGQNPFLWDEKAIQAFVEFIDNAQENSLQLKCTIFALASIHDEELFNVVDLLTPFRSVCHFLVEKRLARPVKLQKPLEFSVQLHSYFYSTHDMKIGSEESVYITHVDDPWTFYCQLGRNASILEQLSHNITQLSQVLLHLRTSHLIPGTLCLAKYTDGNWRRGVIIEKEPNKIFFVDFGNIYVVTSDDLCAVPSDAHDVLLLPMQAIKCSLSDIPDHIPEEITAWFRETVLDKSLKALVVAKDPDGRLIIELYNDSMQINANINEKLGLLGYKGGTRRKSKALLSTAETLEVKKEDVKLSPAGYLSKSENKPDSMALLGELYKPKISSVCRELKFLQSSTKTNLVTQHQDSVGNKNNQVSPLTTDKKLESLAEASLKATKLEASLSERKLRDSCDKGLPLKISEFPQKAIMPGFKTTVYVSHINDLSDFYVQLTEDEAEIDRLSERLNDTRTRPEYYAGPPLQRGDVICAVFPEDNLWYRAVVKEPQPNDLLSVQFLDYGNVSVVHTNKIGKLDCVNALLPGLCIPCSLKGFAVPGILNHKEVMRYFSQRTDEAQIRCEFVQFQDKWEVTLADEHGIIAEDIASRYAFSEKSQLGFSTQIVQGACSTSVSKTGVDTSMFLNWYNPKMKMIRAYATVIDGPEYFWCQFADTEKLQHLEVEVQTAGEQVRDQRSHIHCPRIGDPCIVRYREDGRYYRALVTSICEDYLVSIRLVDFGNIEDSVDPKTLWNIPPELLAMPMQAFPCCLSGFNISQGACPREGCDYFYEIVTEDVLEITILDIKRDVCDIPLAIVDLKSKGESISEKMKKYSKIGMSSSDLRYEKNDAEIKGALGFPSPDVRLKKSSSNAGQQRILHVESQTAELLERLNKDLNILEMQPGKFYDPKTDNIFEAFENPGKDKIGTKLLEEKVKGLLGDKAKFDDKYPMPGFNTFLPHATEAKEVLELNSFEVPLSPDDESKESLELESIELQHSLVGDEEKEDVGLVPPTITLPQGCDPEVTLPPLPGQLSLNGADEKQPELELPTAQLCLEDRINPLSLRVRQKAQESLCTEDTRGSSCAESFDEARRLHLHKQTCDAKMQIEMSIYKEEFTKDTNRDAVSSLTSLFSEEEYRDARKHNYTLPDHIPAQPENMYTLKGFTVGSKCFVWSSLRNTWSKCEILEIAEEGTKVLNLSNGIEEVVNPENVWNGIPKLDKSPSEKRGLEMTEI, translated from the coding sequence ATGTGCTCGACGCCGGGGCTGCCGACGCCGGGGGCCTCGCTGGTGCTGCGGGTGTCCTTCGTGGACGTGCAGCCCGAGGTGATTCCCGTGCAGCTGTGGGGGCTGCTGGGCGAGCGGCGAGACGAGTACGTGCGGCTGAGCCGGGAGATCCAGGAAGCGGCGGCAGCCGCGCGCGGCCCATGGATGCTGGGCGGCGCCTCGGCTTTGCCTGGCGAGCTGTGCCTGGTGCAGGTGGGGCGGCTGTGGCACCGCGGCCGCGTGGTCAGCCGGCAGGCTCAGGAGAGCCGCGTCTTCCTGCTGGACGAGGGCCGCACCATCGCGGCCGGGGCGGGCTCACTGGCTCCCGGGCGCAGCGAGTTCTTCCACCTGCCGTCGGAGGTGCTGGGCTGCGTGCTGGCCAGCCTGGTGCCGGCGGGCGGCGGGGGCGAGCCCCAGCACTGGGCGGCCAGCGCCGTGGACTTCCTTAGCCACCTGCAGGGCAAGGAAGTGCACGGGCGCGTCCTGGACGTGCTGCTGCTCCACCGCCTGGTGCTCCTGGAGGTGCCCGAGCTGTCCCAGCAGATGCAGGAGCTCGGCCTGGCCCAGCAGGTGCCCGACAGCCTCTTCCGCTCTCTGCTTAAGCGCTACCTCTCGGCCACCACGCCTGTCCTGGGCCCCAGGGCCCCGGTGGTCCCGCGAGCCCCCGCTAAGCAGGAGCAGCCTGGCCTGGATTACTTCTACCCTCAGCTGCAGCTGGGCGTGACGGAGCCCGTGGTGGTTACGCAGGTGTGCCATCCCCACCGCATTCACTGCCAGCTCCGCAGCCTCTCGCAGGAGATCCACCGCCTCTCCGAGAGCATGGCTCAGGTATACCGGGGCTCCCCGGGGACTGGGGACCAGCACCCCACCAGTGCCccctgggaggagagagaggagagcccAGACAAGCCGGGCTCTCCTTGCGCATCCTGCGGGTTGGATGGACTTTGGTACAGGGCGCTCTTGCTGGAGACTTTCCGGCCCCAGCGCTGTGCCCAGGTGCTTCACGTCGACTACGGAAGGAAGGAGCTAGTGAGTTGCAGCAGCCTCCGCTACTTGCTGCCTGAATATTTTCGGATGCCCGTGGTGACCTACCCTTGCGCACTGTACGGACTCTGGGATGGTGGGAGAGGCTGGTCTCGGTCACAGGTCGGTGACCTGAAGGCCCTGATTCTGGGCCAGGCAGTGAACGCAAAGATTGAATTTTACTGTTCCTTCGAGCATGTGTATTACGTCACCTTATATGGCGAAGATGGGATTAATCTGAACTGTGTGTTCGGAGTACAGTCCTGTTGCTTGGCTGACCGCTTCCTTCAGAGCCAgggcagagaggaagaggaggaggaagaggaaccagaaacAGCTTTTCAGTGTCAATCTTCTGcggaagaaatggatgaagagATTTCACTCCCCACCTTACCATCTCTCAGGTTAAAGATGAACACCTTCTATGATGCCCAGGTGGAGTTTGTGAAAAATCCTTCCGAGTTTTGGATCAGGTTGAGGAAACACAATGGCACCTTCAGCAAACTGATGAAGAAAATGTGCAGTTTTTATGCCTCCGCCAGTAAGCTGGATGGTGTCATCTTGAAACCTGAAGCCGATGACCTTTGCTGTgtcaaatggaaagaaaatggcTACTTCCGGGCTATGGTCACCCGACTGGACGACCAGAATGTGGATGTGTTCTTAGTTGACCGGGGCAATTCGGAAAACGTGGACCGGTATGACGTGAGGATGCTACTCCCTCAGTTTCGGCGGCTACCAGTATTGGCCCTGCAGTGCACCCTGGCCGATATTTGGCCTTTGGGAGAAAACTGGAGCCAAGAGgcgatttcattttttaaaaagactgtgcTCCACAAAGAGTTAGTTATCCATGTGCTTGATAAGCAGGATAATCAGTATATTATTGAGATTCTTGATGAATCAAGAACAGGGGAGGAAAACATTAGTAAGGTGATGGCTCAAGCTGGATTTGCCAAGTACCAGGAATTTGAAACGAAGGACAGTCTTTCTGTAAGGGTCCACTCTCCAGGGCATGTTTCAAACCATTTTACCACAGACAGCAACAGAATATCTTCTGCCAAGAAGGAAGTAGAACAAAAAGATATACGATATGGTAAAACTACAGCTGTTCCAGAAGTAGTGACTGACATAGCAGTTACAACAAACGTTTCAGCTGGACTTGTTCAGGACAACGAGAAAAGAGTGTCTGTTTATTCTCCTCTGGTACAGAATTTCTTGGGAATTGAGCCAGGCTCTACTTGTAAAGAAGAGCTACAAGTTGGAAGTACAGTGGAAGTCAGAGTATCTTGCATTGAAAATCCCGGCTATTTTTGGTGTCAGCTGACCAGGAACACACAAAGCTTTAAAGCACTCATGTGTAGTATTCAGGACTATTGCAACAACACATCTCCTCCCCACCAGGGAACGACTCCTGTTTGTCTGGCAAAACGAACAGCAGATGGAAAATGGTCCAGAGCTCTAATTATCGGGGCACAATCTTCAGAGCATGTCAACATCATATTTGTAGATTATGGAGACAAAGAAATGGTATCTGTGAAGAATATTTATTCAATTACTGAAGAATTTCTGAAGGCTAAGTTTCAGGCTTTTAGGTGCAGCCTTTATAATTTAATTCAGCCAATGGGACAAAatccttttctttgggatgaaaaGGCAATCCAAGCTTTTGTTGAATTTATAGATAATGCACAGGAAAACAGTCTACAATTAAAGTGCACAATATTTGCTCTGGCTTCCATTCATGATGAAGAACTGTTTAATGTGGTGGATCTGCTAACACCTTTCCGGAGTGTATGTCACTTTTTGGTAGAAAAGAGACTTGCAAGACCAGTAAAACTTCAGAAACCTCTGGAGTTCTCTGTTCAGCTCCATTCTTACTTCTATTCTACACATGACATGAAAATTGGAAGTGAAGAATCCGTGTACATAACACATGTTGATGACCCTTGGACATTTTATTGCCAGCTTGGAAGAAATGCAAGTATTTTAGAACAGCTGTCCCATAATATTACACAATTAAGTCAAGTTTTGCTGCATTTAAGAACATCTCACTTGATCCCTGGCACATTGTGCCTTGCCAAGTATACTGACGGAAACTGGCGTAGGGGGGTAATCATAGAGAAAGaaccaaataaaatattctttgttgATTTTGGGAACATTTATGTGGTAACAAGTGATGATCTGTGTGCAGTGCCTAGCGATGCACACGATGTCTTACTTTTGCCCATGCAAGCTATTAAATGTTCGTTATCTGATATTCCTGATCATATACCGGAAGAAATTACAGCATGGTTTCGGGAGACTGTTTTAGATAAGTCATTGAAGGCTCTGGTCGTAGCAAAAGATCCAGATGGAAGACTGATTATTGAACTATACAATGATAGCATGCAAATTAATGCTAATATTAATGAGAAGTTAGGGCTTCTGGGTTACAAAGGTGGGACaaggagaaaaagcaaagcaCTCCTCTCTACAGCTGAAACTCTTGAAGTGAAAAAGGAAGATGTGAAGTTGTCACCTGCAGGGTATTTAAGTAAATCAGAGAACAAACCCGATAGTATGGCACTCTTAGGAGAATTGTACAAACCTAAGATCAGCTCAGTGTGTAGGGAACTCAAATTTTTACAGAGTTCAACAAAGACAAACTTGGTCACTCAGCACCAGGACTCtgtgggaaataaaaataatcaagtgTCTCCATTAACAACAGACAAGAAATTAGAAAGTTTGGCCGAAGCCTCTTTGAAAGCCACAAAACTAGAAGCCTCTCTTTCAGAGAGAAAACTAAGAGATTCATGTGACAAAGGTTTGCCTCTAAAAATTTCTGAGTTCCCTCAGAAGGCTATAATGCCTGGATTTAAAACAACTGTGTATGTTTCTCATATAAATGACCTTTCAGATTTTTACGTTCAACTAACGGAAGATGAGGCTGAAATTGATCGtctttcagagaggttaaatgatacTAGAACAAGGCCTGAATATTATGCAGGTCCACCTTTGCAAAGAGGAGATGTAATATGTGCTGTTTTCCCAGAAGACAATTTATGGTATCGTGCTGTGGTCAAGGAACCACAACCCAATGACCTTCTCTCTGTGCAGTTTCTAGATTATGGCAATGTTTCTGTAGTTCACACCAACAAAATAGGCAAACTTGACTGTGTTAATGCGCTGTTACCAGGACTGTGCATTCCCTGTTCCTTAAAGGGATTTGCAGTTCCTGGGATTTTAAACCATAAGGAAGTGATGCGTTACTTTTCCCAAAGGACAGATGAGGCTCAAATAAGATGCGAATTTGTTCAGTTTCAAGACAAATGGGAAGTTACTCTTGCTGATGAACACGGGATCATAGCCGAAGATATAGCAAGCAGATATGCATTCAGTGAAAAATCTCAACTAGGATTTTCTACCCAAATAGTTCAAGGGGCCTGTTCCACGTCAGTCAGCAAAACAGGTGTAGACACTTCTATGTTTCTTAACTGGTATAACCCAAAGATGAAGATGATAAGAGCTTATGCCACGGTGATCGACGGACCTGAATATTTTTGGTGTCAGTTTGCGGATACCGAGAAACTTCAGCATTTAGAAGTGGAAGTCCAGACTGCGGGAGAGCAGGTGAGAGATCAGAGAAGTCATATCCACTGCCCTCGTATTGGAGATCCTTGCATAGTGAGATACAGAGAAGACGGGCGTTATTATAGGGCCCTTGTCACCAGTATTTGTGAAGATTATCTTGTGTCCATCAGACTTGTGGACTTTGGAAACATTGAAGACTCCGTGGACCCAAAAACACTCTGGAACATCCCTCCTGAGCTTTTGGCAATGCCCATGCAAGCCTTTCCATGTTGCCTCTCAGGATTTAATATTTCACAGGGCGCATGCCCTCGTGAGGGATGTGACTACTTTTACGAAATAGTTACAGAAGATGTGTTGGAGATAACAATATTAGACATCAAAAGGGACGTTTGTGATATCCCTTTAGCCATTGTTGACTTGAAAAGCAAAGGTGAAAGCATtagtgagaaaatgaagaaatattctaAGATTGGTATGAGTAGCAGTGATCTGAGGTATGAAAAAAATGATGCAGAAATAAAGGGAGCTCTCGGTTTCCCCAGTCCCGATGTTAGACTTAAGAAATCAAGCAGTAATGCTGGACAACAGAGAATACTTCATGTTGAATCCCAGACAGCTGAGCTCTTGGAAAGACTCAACAAAGACTTAAACATCCTTGAAATGCAACCAGGTAAATTCTATGACCCCAAAACTGATAACATTTTTGAAGCTTTTGAAAACCCAGGCAAAGATAAGATTGGCACCAAGTTGCTGGAAGAAAAAGTCAAAGGCCTACTGGGTGACAAAGCAAAGTTTGATGATAAGTACCCAATGCCAGGATTTAACACATTCTTACCACATGCCACCGAAGCAAAGGAGGTCCTGGAACTGAATTCTTTCGAGGTACCGCTTTCTCCTGACGATGAGTCCAAAGAGTCCCTGGAGCTGGAATCCATCGAGTTGCAGCATTCCCTGGTCGGGGATGAGGAGAAAGAAGATGTGGGCCTGGTGCCTCCAACCATTACGCTTCCCCAAGGCTGTGACCCAGAGGTCACCCTGCCACCATTGCCGGGACAGCTGTCCCTCAACGGTGCAGATGAGAAACAGCCTGAGCTAGAACTGCCTACAGCCCAGCTGTGTCTGGAGGACAGAATAAACCCTTTGTCTTTAAGAGTTCGTCAGAAAGCCCAAGAATCCCTGTGCACTGAGGACACGAGAGGATCCAGTTGTGCGGAAAGCTTTGATGAGGCGCGTAGGCTGCACCTGCACAAACAGACTTGTGATGCCAAGATGCAGATTGAAATGAGTATCTATAAAGAAGAATTTACCAAAGATACAAACAGAGATGCCGTGTCGTCACTGACCTCTCTGTTTTCTGAAGAAGAATACAGAGATGCAAGGAAACACAATTACACCTTACCAGATCATATCCCAG